A single genomic interval of Mycosarcoma maydis chromosome 8, whole genome shotgun sequence harbors:
- a CDS encoding uncharacterized protein (related to DNF1 - protein transporter), producing MVGKHGSEKNQSAAVQASSQAKLASLRAKFSNFSLDPDAVFKKKRPPPAPRSVYFNEPLPEEAFDTKGRPQHPYVFASNQVLTAKYTIYNFVFKNLLEQFRRVANLFFLLIVILQFFPQFTTINPGVSMLPLLAVLGITMIKDGYEDFKRHQSDRNINRLKVKALTGGGWKNPNVMESNSRSIAASLSAVHDKRLGGKKKQSSKLQKEMAEKAEAAAQEGHAHPVASPIPASADAPGGGGTTEVKGSVSVPGEANLPVRASHQLARRSTTRHSHFESDYEQLEDGRIVHGGRILSAEEEHAFFSKKAPRWKPKMWESLAVGDFVYLTNNDPIPADIIICATSEEEDACFIETKNLDGETNLKARHAVPELTSLRSPEECARASLRIDAEPQDTNMYRLNASVVLNDRFDKDGNPLQCPVTLNQILLRGCNVRNTKWVIGVVIMTGWDTKIIANSGVTPSKRSKIEKQMNPMVYFNLAILACVSVACAIADSQLEQYYFDREAYWQYGAVHSDDNPRINGLVAFANSLITFQNIVPISLYISFEFVRLAQAYFIYDDYDIWYEKTNRRTTAKSWNLSDDLGQIEYIFSDKTGTLTQNVMIFRECAVAGVIYHGDVSSPQLGASDTTTTDVPTAKNSDNGDGSTNDGFANKGSQLYRAASSKVNVKPLNPDIPPFSDQGLAEALRDADSEHAKQLGNFFRCLALCHTVLVDNLEDGSIEYQAQSPDEQALVQAAADVGFIFLGKDRQTLRILTPFSKEPEVYELLVVNEFSSARKRMSVILRRMSDGQLLMLAKGADSIMFERARAGQEELKQDTDAALEEFANKGLRTLCLGGKELTTEFYDDWQHRFHLASVSIQDREEKMEALASELEKDFDLYGATAIEDKLQDGVPETIADLKRAGINVWVATGDKLETAIAIGYSTMLLTEDMNLVVVRGGEYGQPNSAYEQLRKAVIRFFGGPAVLKEMDHQPPGEEPESRRSSFMSRRPSLHRNRRSSVSQVSLVGEDNGQRTGGFALVIDGTALGHALSEDFSKDLLLRISTQCKAVICCRVSPLQKALIVRLIKDGLGVMTLAIGDGANDVSMIQAAHVGVGIAGEEGLQAVNSSDYAIAQFRYLKRLVLVHGHWSYYRNSVMIANFFYKQFIQVGTLFWFQIYCAWSTTQAIDYVYILLWNAIWTVLAVICLGIFDRNINDKVLMQVPELYHQSRKGAYFGLKPFLIYFLDGIYQSVVLFFFFAYSYNTTTARNDGYDINLYEWSTGMAIASVLVANLFVGLNARAWTWFIFIGVWAGTVVMFCFAPIYAAFSSTYSYGNNLFLYRSIQFWTLGFLTCFLALLPRLLAKCFRQSYYPTDVDILRYVDKRHNDYDFTRDPAIPHAHADGAVFSDAAGRPSMTHHTFAPLVRAATSTSRFDAPVDGAPLGGVQMHELRQTASRASSTHYDMLTGEQRPNRGYTFSSDEPTSLHKRKSVKDRLVPDMFKKSLRKNKDDKKRLTMINQEEEDVVEERLASS from the coding sequence ATGGTCGGCAAACACGGTTCCGAAAAGAACCAGTCTGCCGCGGTCCAAGCCTCAAGTCaggccaagctcgcatcTCTGCGTGCCAAGTTCTCCAACTTCAGCCTCGATCCTGATGCTGTGTTCAAGAAAAAGAGACCGCCACCCGCTCCTCGCTCCGTCTACTTCAATGAGCCGTTGCCAGAAGAGGCGTTTGATACCAAGGGGCGCCCTCAGCATCCTTACGTGTTTGCCAGTAATCAGGTCTTGACTGCCAAGTACACCATCTACAACTTTGTCTTCAAGAATTTGCTCGAACAGTTCCGTCGTGTTGCCAACCTCTTTTTCTTACTCATCGTTATCCTCCAGTTCTTTCCGCAATTCACTACCATCAACCCGGGTGTCTCGATGCTTCCCCTTCTCGCTGTTCTTGGTATAACCATGATCAAGGATGGCTACGAAGACTTTAAGCGTCATCAATCTGATCGCAACATCAATCGCCTCAAAGTCAAGGCCCTCACCGGCGGTGGCTGGAAAAATCCAAATGTCATGGAGTCGAACAGCAGAAGCATCGCTGCCTCCTTGTCAGCCGTTCACGACAAGCGTCTCGGCGGCAAGAAAAAACAGTCTTCAAAGCTGCAAAAGGAAATGGCTGAGAAAGCCGAGGCTGCCGCTCAAGAAGGTCACGCTCACCCAGTCGCTTCGCCTATACCCGCTTCGGCAGATGCCCCTGGTGGTGGAGGTACCACCGAAGTCAAAGGCAGTGTCTCCGTCCCTGGAGAAGCCAACTTGCCAGTCCGCGCCTCGCACCAACTCGCACGACGCTCCACAACGCGCCACAGCCACTTTGAATCCGATtacgagcagctcgaagacgGTCGCATCGTGCACGGTGGTCGCATCCTCAGTGCTGAAGAGGAGCacgccttcttctccaaAAAGGCGCCTAGATGGAAACCAAAGATGTGGGAGAGCCTCGCCGTCGGTGACTTTGTTTATCTCACTAACAACGACCCCATCCCGGCCGACATTATTATTTGCGCTACcagcgaagaggaggacgcTTGCTTcatcgagaccaagaaCCTAGATGGCGAGACCAACCTCAAAGCGCGCCACGCCGTACCCGAGCTCACATCCCTGCGCTCGCCCGAAGAGTGCGCACGCGCCTCACttcgcatcgacgctgagcCTCAGGACACCAACATGTATCGCCTCAACGCCAGCGTCGTTCTCAACGATCGCTTCGACAAGGACGGTAACCCGCTCCAATGTCCTGTCACACTCAACCAGATCCTGCTCCGTGGATGCAATGTTCGCAACACCAAGTGGGTCATCGGTGTCGTCATCATGACGGGTTGGGATACCAAGATCATTGCCAACTCGGGTGTTACCCCGTCCAAGCgctccaagatcgagaagcagatgaACCCAATGGTCTACTTCAACCTGGCCATCTTGGCTTGTGTCTCTGTGGCATGCGCTATCGCCGACtctcagctcgagcagtATTACTTTGACCGCGAAGCCTACTGGCAGTACGGTGCTGTCCACAGCGATGACAACCCACGCATCAACGGTCTGGTTGCATTTGCAAACTCGCTTATCACGTTCCAGAACATTGTACCTATCTCCCTCTACATCTCGTTCGAATTTGTTCGTCTTGCCCAGGCCTACTTTATCTACGACGATTACGACATTTGGTACGAGAAGACCAATCGCcgcaccaccgccaaaTCATGGAACCTTTCAGACGATCTCGGCCAGATCGAGTACATTTTTAGCGACAAGACAGGCACGCTCACGCAGAACGTCATGATCTTTCGCGAGTGCGCAGTCGCCGGGGTCATCTATCACGGCGACGTCTCTTCACCTCAGCTTGGTGCTTCAGACACGACGACCACCGACGTACCTACGGCCAAGAATTCTGATAATGGCGACGGCTCCACCAATGATGGTTTTGCAAACAAGGGCTCCCAGCTCTACCGCGCAGCTAGCTCCAAGGTCAATGTCAAGCCTCTCAACCCTGATATCCCTCCCTTTAGCGATCAGGGACTGGCTGAAGCTTTGAGAGATGCCGACTCGGAACATGCAAAACAGCTCGGTAACTTCTTTCGCTGTCTTGCGCTTTGTCATACGGTTCTGGTCGACAACCTTGAAgacggcagcatcgagtACCAAGCACAGAGTCCCGACGAGCAGGCGCTCGTGCAAGCCGCAGCCGACGTAGGCTTCATCTTCCTGGGCAAGGATCGTCAGACGCTCCGAATCCTGACACCGTTCTCGAAAGAGCCGGAGGTCTACGAACTGCTGGTTGTCAACGAATTTTCGTCGGCACGAAAGAGGATGAGTGTCATTTTGCGAAGAATGTCAGATGGTCAATTGCTTATGCTGGCCAAGGGTGCCGACAGCATCATGTTTGAGCGTGCTCGCGCAGGACAAGAAGAGCTCAAGCAAGACACCGATGCAGCGCTGGAGGAATTCGCTAACAAGGGCCTGCGTACCCTCTGTCTCGGTGGAAAGGAGCTGACTACAGAGTTTTATGACGACTGGCAGCATCGCTTTCATTTGGCATCCGTTTCGATCCAGGATCGTGAGGAAAAGATGGAAGCGCTCGCGAGCGAGCTGGAAAAGGATTTTGATCTGTACGGTGCCACTGCCATCGAGGACAAGCTTCAGGACGGTGTACCCGAGACTATCGCCGACCTCAAACGAGCCGGCATCAATGTGTGGGTGGCGACCGGAGACAAGCTGGAGACTGCTATCGCCATCGGTTACTCAACTATGCTGCTCACCGAAGACATGAACTTGGTCGTTGTTCGTGGTGGCGAGTACGGACAGCCCAACTCAGCCTacgagcagctgcgaaAAGCTGTGATTCGCTTCTTTGGTGGACCTGCCGTGCTCAAGGAGATGGACCACCAGCCACCCGGGGAGGAGCCCGAAAGCCGACGATCCTCGTTTATGTCGCGCCGACCTTCGCTTCATAGGAACcgtcgcagcagcgtcagtcaggtctcgctcgtcggcgaAGACAACGGACAACGCACAGGAGGATTTGCTCTCGTCATTGACGGGACCGCACTCGGACACGCGCTCAGCGAGGACTTTAGCAAAGATCTGCTGttgcgcatctcgacgcAGTGCAAAGCTGTCATCTGTTGCCGTGTTTCGCCGTTGCAAAAGGCGCTGATCGTTCGACTCATCAAGGATGGCCTTGGTGTGATGACACTCGCCATCGGAGACGGAGCCAACGACGTCAGCATGATCCAGGCTGCCCACGTTGGTGTCGGCATCGCCGGTGAAGAAGGTCTGCAAGCCGTCAACTCGTCTGATTATGCCATCGCGCAGTTCCGCTACCTCAAGCGTCTCGTGCTTGTCCACGGCCATTGGTCGTACTACCGAAACTCGGTCATGATTGCCAACTTTTTCTACAAGCAGTTCATTCAAGTCGGCACGTTGTTTTGGTTCCAGATCTACTGTGCATGGTCCACAACGCAGGCGATCGACTACGTCTATATCTTGCTCTGGAATGCGATTTGGACCGTGCTGGCCGTCATCTGCCTCGGAATCTTTGACCGCAACATCAACGACAAGGTTCTCATGCAGGTGCCCGAGCTCTATCACCAATCGCGCAAGGGCGCCTACTTCGGCCTCAAGCCATTCCTCATCTACTTCTTAGATGGTATCTACCAGTCGGTGGTGCtgttcttcttctttgcctACTCGTACAACACAACGACGGCACGCAACGATGGCTACGATATTAATCTGTACGAATGGTCGACGGGCATGGCGATCGCGTCGGTATTGGTGGCTAATCTGTTTGTCGGCCTTAATGCGCGCGCATGGACATGGTTCATCTTTATCGGTGTCTGGGCCGGTACAGTGGTCATGTTTTGCTTCGCACCAATCTACGCTGCGTTCTCCTCGACTTATTCTTATGGTAACAATTTGTTCCTGTATCGGTCGATCCAGTTCTGGACGTTGGGATTCCTTAcgtgcttcttggcgcTTTTGCCGCGTTTGTTGGCGAAATGCTTCCGTCAGTCGTACTACCCGACTGATGTGGACATCTTGCGATACGTAGACAAGCGACATAATGACTATGACTTTACACGCGATCCAGCGATTCCGCATGCGCATGCTGATGGGGCAGTCTTCTCCGATGCGGCGGGCCGACCGAGCATGACGCATCACACTTTTGCGCCATTGGTTCGTGCAGCTacctcgacgtcgaggttCGATGCGCCCGTCGATGGTGCTCCATTGGGAGGTGTGCAGATGCACGAGCTTCGACAGACGGCTTCGCGCGCCAGCAGTACACACTACGATATGCTCACTGGCGAACAGCGGCCGAATCGAGGTTACACGTTCTCGTCAGACGAGCCGACATCTCTGCacaagaggaagagcgtCAAGGATCGCCTAGTACCGGACATGTTCAAGAAGAGTTTGAGGAAGAACAAGGACGATAAGAAGCGCTTGACGATGATCAAccaggaagaggaggatgtAGTCGAAGAGCGTCTAGCGTCTTCTTGA